A single Candidatus Zixiibacteriota bacterium DNA region contains:
- a CDS encoding DUF302 domain-containing protein has translation IAKVTGELQKEGFGILTEIDVKATMKKKLDLDFRRYVILGACNPHFASKMLAEEIEIGLLMPCNVIVYENDDRTATVALLSPKAQFQLVPRPDLAPMADEVERIIERVARAL, from the coding sequence ATCGCGAAAGTCACGGGTGAACTGCAGAAGGAAGGGTTCGGCATTCTGACCGAGATCGACGTCAAAGCCACGATGAAGAAGAAGCTCGACCTCGATTTCCGCCGCTATGTCATTCTCGGGGCCTGCAATCCCCACTTCGCCTCGAAGATGCTGGCCGAGGAGATCGAGATCGGGCTGTTGATGCCGTGCAATGTCATTGTCTACGAGAATGACGACAGGACTGCGACGGTCGCGCTGTTGTCGCCCAAAGCGCAATTCCAACTCGTCCCGCGCCCCGATCTGGCCCCGATGGCCGACGAGGTTGAGCGTATCATCGAACGAGTCGCCCGGGCGCTGTGA
- a CDS encoding heavy metal translocating P-type ATPase: MSGDGPARVNRNPSGTPTADKDRDPVCGMLVEATTKRAVEHDGRRYVFCSDSCRTKFRESPDRYALSKPRPPAAEAPLASGAYTCPMHPEIRSFQPGPCPKCGMALEPVVPSVARAGPSWTCPMHPEVVRDRPGDCPICGMALEPRTVGAEDGSGELRDMRRRFRIATLLTAPLVLLAMGEMLPGHAISRVLSEKTLMLIQLLLAAPICIWAAWPFHVRAVASIRNRSPNMFTLIGLGVSVAFFYSVIAALFPGMFPASFRDERGVVAVYFEAAGVIVTLILLGQVLELRARGRTSAAIRELLELAPKTARRLRSDGTEEDVPLDRVLSGDRLRVRPGEKVPVDGVVLEGRSSVDESMVSGESIPVEKNPGDQVVGATVNGSGTLLIEAQKVGAETLLSRIVAMVAEAQRSRAPIQRLADRVSGIFVPVVVLVAVATFVVWSLIGPEPRLAHALVNAVAVLIIACPCALGLATPISIMVATGRGAKLGVLFRNAEAIEILRHVDTLVVDKTGTLTEGKPVLVDVVAAPGLDERELLFLTASLERASEHPLASAIVHAAESRGIALVNVGEFQAIAGKGVCGRVEGHDVTLGNRTLMDERGIDSRAVLDHADRSRRGGQTAMLAAVDGKIAGLLCVADPVKESAPEAIAALRAEGIRIVMLTGDNRLTAAAVARTLGIDEVQAEVLPGQKVEAVKSLQNQGRIVAMAGDGINDAPALAASNVGIAMGTGTDVAMQSAGVTLVKGDLRGVVRARRLSRHTMTNIKQNLFFAFLYNSIGVPVAAGALYPAFGLLLSPIIAAAAMSFSSVSVISNALRLRRLDG; encoded by the coding sequence ATGTCCGGTGATGGCCCTGCCCGCGTGAATCGAAACCCATCAGGAACTCCGACCGCGGACAAGGATCGCGATCCGGTCTGCGGCATGCTCGTTGAGGCCACGACCAAGCGCGCCGTTGAGCACGACGGCCGGCGGTATGTCTTCTGCAGCGATTCTTGCCGGACCAAGTTCCGTGAGTCTCCGGATCGTTACGCACTCTCAAAGCCGCGTCCCCCAGCAGCGGAGGCGCCTCTTGCTTCGGGCGCCTACACCTGCCCGATGCACCCCGAAATCCGGTCCTTCCAACCGGGTCCCTGTCCCAAGTGTGGAATGGCTCTCGAACCTGTCGTGCCGTCCGTCGCTCGTGCCGGGCCATCGTGGACATGCCCCATGCATCCGGAGGTCGTGAGGGATCGGCCGGGAGACTGTCCCATCTGCGGGATGGCCCTCGAGCCGCGAACCGTCGGAGCTGAGGACGGCAGTGGTGAGCTGCGCGACATGCGTCGTCGCTTCCGGATCGCGACCCTGCTCACCGCGCCGTTGGTTCTCCTGGCGATGGGGGAGATGCTGCCCGGCCATGCGATCTCCCGCGTCCTCTCCGAAAAGACCCTGATGCTGATCCAATTGCTTTTGGCCGCTCCGATCTGTATTTGGGCCGCGTGGCCGTTCCACGTGCGCGCCGTCGCGTCCATCCGAAACCGCAGTCCGAACATGTTCACGCTCATCGGGCTGGGCGTCAGCGTGGCGTTCTTCTACAGCGTCATCGCCGCGCTCTTCCCCGGCATGTTCCCCGCCTCCTTCCGTGATGAACGAGGAGTGGTCGCCGTGTACTTCGAGGCAGCGGGCGTCATTGTCACGCTGATTCTCCTGGGACAGGTGCTCGAGCTGAGAGCCCGTGGGCGTACGAGCGCTGCCATCCGGGAGTTGTTGGAACTGGCCCCGAAGACGGCACGGCGGCTTCGATCCGACGGGACAGAGGAGGACGTGCCGCTCGATCGCGTGCTCAGCGGCGATCGACTCCGCGTCCGACCCGGCGAGAAGGTCCCGGTCGACGGCGTTGTTCTGGAAGGCCGAAGCAGCGTCGACGAATCGATGGTATCCGGCGAGTCGATCCCGGTCGAGAAGAACCCTGGCGACCAGGTCGTCGGCGCCACCGTGAACGGTTCCGGGACTTTGCTGATCGAAGCACAGAAGGTCGGCGCGGAGACGTTGCTCTCACGTATCGTCGCGATGGTCGCCGAGGCGCAACGCAGCCGGGCACCGATTCAGCGGCTGGCCGATCGCGTCTCCGGCATCTTTGTGCCCGTCGTCGTTCTGGTTGCCGTCGCCACCTTCGTCGTGTGGTCGCTGATCGGCCCAGAGCCCCGTCTCGCGCACGCGCTCGTCAACGCGGTTGCCGTGCTCATCATTGCCTGTCCCTGCGCGCTTGGGCTCGCGACACCGATCTCCATCATGGTTGCCACGGGACGTGGTGCGAAGCTCGGCGTCCTATTCCGCAACGCCGAAGCGATTGAAATCTTACGGCACGTCGACACGCTCGTGGTGGACAAGACCGGCACCCTCACGGAGGGCAAGCCCGTGCTGGTCGATGTGGTCGCCGCCCCGGGGTTGGATGAGCGGGAGCTCCTCTTCCTGACCGCGAGTCTCGAGCGAGCCAGCGAGCACCCGTTGGCTTCGGCGATTGTTCATGCAGCCGAGTCGCGCGGGATTGCTCTTGTGAACGTCGGCGAGTTTCAGGCGATTGCCGGAAAGGGCGTGTGCGGCCGGGTCGAAGGCCACGACGTGACATTGGGGAATCGAACCCTGATGGACGAACGCGGGATCGACTCAAGGGCGGTTTTGGATCATGCCGATCGGTCCCGCAGGGGTGGTCAGACGGCCATGTTGGCGGCCGTCGATGGCAAGATTGCGGGTCTGCTTTGCGTTGCCGACCCGGTGAAGGAGAGCGCGCCAGAGGCCATTGCCGCCTTGCGGGCGGAGGGTATCCGGATCGTTATGCTCACAGGAGACAACCGGCTCACTGCCGCTGCCGTTGCCAGGACACTGGGGATCGACGAGGTGCAGGCCGAAGTACTGCCCGGGCAGAAGGTCGAAGCCGTCAAGTCTTTGCAGAACCAGGGACGGATCGTGGCGATGGCCGGCGACGGCATCAACGATGCCCCGGCGCTGGCGGCGTCGAACGTGGGCATCGCCATGGGGACCGGGACCGACGTGGCGATGCAGAGCGCCGGTGTCACGCTGGTCAAGGGCGATCTACGGGGGGTCGTTCGGGCGCGCCGCCTCAGCCGACACACGATGACGAACATCAAACAAAACCTGTTCTTTGCGTTCCTCTACAACTCCATCGGGGTCCCGGTTGCTGCCGGCGCTCTCTACCCCGCGTTTGGATTGCTCTTGAGCCCGATCATCGCCGCCGCCGCCATGAGCTTCAGTTCGGTGTCCGTGATCAGCAACGCGCTGCGGCTGCGTCGCCTGGACGGTTGA
- the rlmD gene encoding 23S rRNA (uracil(1939)-C(5))-methyltransferase RlmD, which translates to MMGSANDGDHPSVPRRGDLIELTIEDWGDRGKGIARYGRMIVLTDRGLPGERVAARVTKRRRRHLEADVESVLDPSPHRVDAPCRHFGQCGGCRLLDLAYERQLADKVRHMQEQIRRIGKRADLPAVETIPCRPPFHYRNKMEFSFGGCREDRVTLGLHPRDNYRDSFDLHECSLTDPRAAEIVRAVQSFFAGGPEQPHDPVVHTGFLRFLVVRFGYQTGDVLVNLVTADEPWERAADVGEYLRASCPYVTTALWTVNAGRANIAIGAEREVFFGPGTLRERLGPFEFEIAPAGFFQTNTRQAERLFARVVDWIAPDTDEVLDLYAGAGAISLFLSRRASRVIGVESYADSVDAAVENAARNGVNNCRFVCADVLEYLRDRVTSGSLPSTVVADPPRAGLHPKVVRSLKEAAPDRIVYVSCNTAALARDLELLGTRYRLSGLAAVDMFPHTPHIEAVALLTSSSE; encoded by the coding sequence ATGATGGGATCGGCGAACGACGGTGATCATCCATCGGTCCCCCGTCGCGGCGACTTGATCGAGTTGACCATCGAGGACTGGGGCGATCGCGGCAAGGGGATCGCCCGCTACGGCCGGATGATCGTACTCACCGACCGGGGACTGCCGGGGGAGAGGGTCGCCGCCCGGGTTACGAAGCGTCGGCGACGGCATCTGGAAGCGGATGTCGAGAGTGTTCTCGACCCGTCGCCGCATCGGGTCGACGCTCCCTGTCGCCATTTCGGTCAATGCGGCGGCTGTCGTCTTCTTGACTTGGCCTATGAGCGACAACTGGCAGACAAAGTGCGTCACATGCAGGAACAAATCCGGCGCATCGGCAAGCGCGCTGATCTGCCCGCCGTGGAGACCATTCCCTGCCGGCCGCCGTTTCACTACCGCAACAAGATGGAGTTTTCATTCGGCGGATGCCGCGAGGACAGAGTCACGCTCGGCCTGCATCCACGCGACAACTACCGCGACTCGTTCGACCTGCACGAATGCTCGCTGACCGACCCCCGGGCGGCCGAGATCGTGCGTGCCGTCCAGTCGTTTTTCGCCGGCGGCCCGGAGCAACCGCATGATCCGGTGGTTCACACCGGGTTCTTGCGTTTTTTGGTCGTCCGTTTTGGATATCAGACGGGGGATGTGCTGGTCAATCTGGTGACCGCCGATGAGCCGTGGGAGCGCGCGGCGGATGTCGGGGAGTATCTGCGGGCGTCGTGTCCCTATGTCACGACCGCGCTGTGGACGGTCAATGCGGGCCGGGCGAATATCGCCATCGGTGCAGAGCGCGAAGTGTTCTTCGGCCCGGGCACGTTGCGCGAGCGCTTGGGACCATTCGAGTTTGAGATTGCCCCGGCCGGGTTCTTCCAAACGAACACCCGGCAGGCCGAGCGGCTCTTTGCGCGTGTCGTCGACTGGATCGCCCCCGATACCGATGAAGTCCTCGATCTGTATGCCGGAGCGGGTGCGATATCGCTCTTCTTGTCGCGTCGTGCCTCCCGCGTCATCGGCGTCGAGTCGTACGCGGACTCGGTCGACGCGGCTGTCGAGAACGCTGCTCGCAATGGTGTCAACAACTGCCGTTTTGTCTGCGCCGACGTCCTGGAGTATCTCCGGGATCGCGTCACGTCGGGATCACTCCCATCGACGGTCGTTGCCGATCCCCCCCGCGCCGGACTGCATCCCAAGGTCGTCCGTTCCTTGAAGGAAGCGGCACCGGATCGCATCGTGTATGTGTCGTGCAACACCGCGGCCCTGGCGCGTGACCTGGAGCTGCTGGGGACCAGATATCGGTTGTCCGGCTTGGCGGCGGTCGATATGTTTCCCCATACGCCGCACATTGAAGCGGTGGCGCTGTTGACTTCGTCCTCGGAATGA
- a CDS encoding HIT domain-containing protein, which yields MFEQLYAPWRESFVLGHKKDDECIFCAPETRRDVRGLILHRGRRAYVVLNRYPYNPGHLMIVPYRHLARLEDLRRNERGEIMDLLALSCRMLHEVERPAGLNIGLNLGRVAGAGIDGHLHVHIVPRWLGDSNFMPVSFDTRVISIDLRAITRRLRAAFRRATSAKRPRR from the coding sequence ATGTTTGAGCAACTGTACGCACCCTGGCGGGAGAGCTTCGTCCTCGGCCACAAGAAGGACGACGAGTGCATCTTCTGTGCCCCGGAGACGCGCAGAGATGTCCGGGGATTGATCCTGCATCGCGGCCGACGCGCTTATGTTGTTCTGAACCGCTATCCCTACAACCCTGGGCACTTGATGATTGTGCCGTATCGCCACCTCGCGCGCCTTGAGGACCTGCGCCGCAACGAACGCGGCGAGATTATGGACCTCTTGGCGCTGTCTTGCCGCATGCTGCATGAGGTTGAGCGACCGGCCGGGCTCAACATCGGTTTGAATCTGGGACGTGTCGCCGGGGCCGGCATCGACGGTCATTTGCACGTGCACATCGTTCCGCGCTGGCTCGGCGACAGCAACTTCATGCCGGTCTCCTTCGACACGCGCGTCATCTCAATCGACCTCAGGGCCATCACCCGCCGCCTACGGGCAGCATTCCGACGCGCAACATCAGCGAAACGTCCTCGCCGCTAA
- a CDS encoding UDP-2,3-diacylglucosamine diphosphatase, whose amino-acid sequence MMLLCADAATIMDAAGPILFFSDAHFGAHGEAQERLKVERFVSFLSQARTIGAEVFFLGDLFDFWFEYRHWIPKTAIGVTAAIHAFTAAGGAFHIILGNHDIWAGDYFTTHLGAEVHRDPVVLVRQGLRLHISHGDGEAPSDRGYRFLRRILRWPVNIRLFRLWPADWAYRTAHYFSGRSRDLTARRSADFLVEYDRVAAQILSTGFDAVIMGHLHHGWVRALENGWWVNSGEFYEAFTYVTLKEGRFRIEHWCP is encoded by the coding sequence ATGATGCTACTTTGCGCCGACGCCGCCACGATCATGGATGCCGCCGGCCCCATACTGTTCTTCTCCGATGCGCACTTCGGAGCCCACGGCGAAGCACAGGAACGACTGAAGGTCGAGCGGTTTGTCAGCTTCCTGTCGCAGGCCCGGACCATCGGGGCCGAGGTCTTCTTTCTCGGCGACCTGTTCGACTTCTGGTTCGAGTACCGGCATTGGATTCCCAAGACAGCCATCGGAGTGACCGCCGCCATCCACGCCTTCACCGCCGCTGGCGGCGCCTTCCACATCATCCTCGGCAATCATGACATCTGGGCCGGCGACTACTTCACCACACATCTGGGAGCGGAAGTACACCGCGATCCGGTCGTTCTGGTTCGTCAAGGACTGCGGCTGCACATCTCCCATGGCGACGGAGAGGCGCCTTCTGACCGCGGCTACCGTTTTCTGCGGCGCATCCTGCGCTGGCCGGTCAACATCCGGCTCTTCCGTCTCTGGCCGGCGGATTGGGCCTATCGCACGGCGCACTATTTCTCCGGTCGCTCCCGCGATCTGACGGCCAGGCGATCGGCGGATTTCCTGGTAGAATACGATCGGGTGGCCGCCCAGATATTGAGCACGGGGTTCGATGCGGTCATCATGGGCCACCTCCATCACGGATGGGTACGCGCACTCGAGAACGGATGGTGGGTGAACTCCGGGGAATTCTACGAGGCGTTTACGTACGTAACGCTCAAAGAGGGCCGATTCCGGATTGAGCACTGGTGCCCCTGA
- the murA gene encoding UDP-N-acetylglucosamine 1-carboxyvinyltransferase produces MDKFVIRGGIPLSGTVPVAPSKNATLPIICAALLAESGRTVLTDIPDLVDIHTSVAVCRHLGAEAEYDAASHTLMIDASAVHGHEVPYDLMRRMRASFLFLGTLMGRMRQARVSLPGGCAFGPRPVDLHLKGFEALGVKFTDDHGYVHGDGRAMAAATIVFDRPTHTGTENLIIGAAMLPGETLLVNAACDPEIADVADFLNKMGADITGAGTAAIRVRGVNRLQGATHRPIPDRLEAGTLMMAAAITRGTVEITDVEPGHLEAVTGKLREMGVEVHAGPGRLKVKGAQRLWPTRVVTFPYPGFPTDLQPVILALLTVADGASQVTETVFPNRFSHAMEMMRMGADIQVSGDEARLAGVPRLRGAAVMAGDIRAGAGLVIAALGAEGVSEIRRIYHVDRGYDHLESKLSALGADIRRVRDE; encoded by the coding sequence TTGGACAAGTTCGTGATTCGGGGCGGTATACCATTGTCAGGCACAGTTCCGGTGGCGCCGTCGAAGAACGCGACGTTACCGATCATCTGTGCCGCCTTGCTGGCCGAATCCGGCCGCACCGTGCTGACGGACATCCCCGATCTCGTCGACATTCACACGTCCGTGGCCGTGTGCCGTCACCTCGGAGCGGAGGCGGAGTACGACGCTGCCTCCCATACGTTGATGATCGATGCCTCCGCGGTGCACGGGCATGAAGTCCCCTATGATCTCATGCGGCGCATGCGGGCCTCGTTCCTGTTTCTCGGCACCCTTATGGGGAGAATGCGCCAGGCCCGCGTCTCCCTCCCCGGCGGATGTGCGTTCGGACCCCGACCCGTCGATCTGCACCTGAAAGGGTTCGAGGCGCTCGGCGTGAAGTTCACCGATGACCATGGGTATGTGCACGGCGATGGCCGTGCGATGGCGGCGGCCACGATCGTGTTTGACCGACCGACACACACCGGGACGGAGAATCTGATAATCGGAGCGGCAATGCTGCCGGGCGAGACTCTCCTGGTGAATGCGGCCTGCGACCCGGAGATCGCCGATGTGGCCGATTTTCTCAACAAGATGGGAGCCGATATCACCGGCGCCGGGACCGCGGCGATCCGAGTTCGCGGTGTGAACCGGCTGCAAGGCGCGACGCATCGCCCCATTCCCGACCGCCTGGAAGCCGGGACGCTGATGATGGCGGCAGCCATCACCCGCGGGACAGTAGAGATCACCGACGTCGAGCCTGGACACTTGGAGGCCGTGACCGGGAAGCTCCGCGAGATGGGGGTCGAGGTTCATGCCGGGCCGGGACGCCTGAAAGTCAAAGGGGCACAGCGGCTCTGGCCGACGCGCGTGGTCACCTTTCCATACCCCGGTTTTCCCACGGACCTGCAGCCGGTGATCCTGGCCCTTCTGACCGTCGCCGACGGGGCCTCTCAGGTCACCGAGACGGTCTTTCCCAACCGCTTCTCTCACGCCATGGAGATGATGCGGATGGGGGCGGATATACAGGTTTCCGGGGATGAAGCGCGTTTGGCGGGCGTTCCCCGACTACGTGGGGCCGCCGTGATGGCCGGCGATATCCGCGCCGGCGCGGGGCTGGTCATTGCGGCTTTGGGGGCTGAGGGTGTCTCCGAGATCCGGCGCATCTACCACGTAGACCGCGGCTACGATCATCTCGAGTCGAAACTGAGTGCCCTGGGGGCCGATATCCGCCGGGTCAGGGATGAGTAG
- a CDS encoding BamA/TamA family outer membrane protein, which yields MPRAFFRRALRPLGLVAVVVLSTICPATAQMENFGQNKVQYRTFDWNYITSEHFDIYFYEGGYDLARFSAAVLESAYVQVSGELDHRVRKRVPVIIYQSHNEFQQTNVTGGLLEEGVGGFTESFKNRMVMPFTGSYEDFRHVLHHELTHAVTFDKLYGDGVGSLLSSRSFFSLPLWFAEGFAEYSSRYGWDTFADMVIRDATVHGYLQPLEWVGGYLAYKEGQSAILYMAERYGEEKISEVLSKGRFELSLDNSLKKAIGMGVKEFDEAWQKRLRKEYWPEISEREEPKDFAKQLTDHEKDGSYYNDKPVFSPRGDRLAIFSERADYTEVKVISAVDGQRLKRVLKGGASDRFESLHSFLSGMSFSPDGSMLALVAKSRGEDALFLLPVDGHGRQRILRLGFSALRSPVFAPDGNSIVLVGCRQGTNDLYRVDLHTSDVTRLTDDRYDEQDPEFDPSGTKLLFACDRPADGPSPLWLSGTQDPQRFSYGDYNIFEADLTSGTVRPLTADSAENKTPVYAPDGQRICYVSNKNGIYNLYLIDSGETRSYPITDALSGCFSPTWSPDGRNIAFTAFFRGGFDVFLIKDIRPKGDSTGALTLTSYMRRVRGLDSTSYVTRHGIELEERVPKVLDEDLEFTSYVKPAETPYQKKPLVTDSSAADTAATAGRAAGTTPDSGTVAVRDTMAVAVADTSHPGGPRQARAVEDDSTGFAVHKYHAKFTPDLVTGGLGYDTFYGLRGQSFFVISDYMGDHQFLIASDLINTIDQANIQVFYIYQPRRVDIGLGLFHSKYYYVDFTDRLFSDRTYGIQALASRPFSRFTRLELDGLLAFIDRRYYDPDELGRYDDRSDRVGLGALSLVHDNAGWGLTGPVSGRRYRLTVEYAPGGLSEGIAYQALTADLRQYTRLTGRYGFAWRLGAGISGGDTPKRFYLGGVSNWIGSRIAESGVYDVEGLYFSEVITPFRGYDYYAISGTKYAVFNAEFRFPFVDQLALRFPLPLVFSRIGGVLFADAGSAWSHDREFQGASSQGGFHLQDIHSSFGYGMRANLGIVVLRFDQAWRTDLRDVAAHPVSYFSLGADF from the coding sequence ATGCCAAGGGCTTTCTTCCGCCGCGCTCTGAGGCCTCTCGGCTTGGTGGCCGTCGTGGTCTTGTCGACCATCTGCCCGGCAACGGCACAGATGGAGAACTTTGGTCAGAACAAAGTCCAGTATCGGACGTTCGATTGGAACTACATCACCTCGGAGCACTTTGACATCTACTTCTACGAGGGCGGATACGACTTGGCCCGCTTTTCGGCGGCGGTGCTGGAATCTGCGTATGTCCAGGTGTCGGGAGAACTCGACCACCGCGTGCGCAAACGCGTCCCGGTCATCATCTACCAATCACACAATGAATTCCAGCAGACCAACGTCACCGGCGGCCTGCTGGAAGAAGGGGTCGGTGGATTCACCGAGTCCTTCAAGAACCGGATGGTGATGCCCTTCACCGGCTCCTATGAGGATTTCCGGCACGTCCTGCACCATGAATTGACTCATGCGGTCACGTTCGACAAGCTCTATGGCGACGGCGTCGGTTCGCTGTTGTCCAGTCGCTCGTTCTTCAGTCTGCCGCTCTGGTTCGCCGAGGGATTCGCGGAGTACTCCTCGCGTTATGGCTGGGACACGTTCGCCGACATGGTGATCCGCGACGCCACCGTCCATGGGTACCTCCAGCCACTCGAATGGGTGGGTGGGTACCTGGCATACAAGGAAGGTCAGTCGGCGATCCTCTACATGGCGGAACGGTACGGCGAAGAGAAGATCTCCGAGGTGCTGAGCAAAGGCCGCTTCGAGCTCAGCCTGGACAACTCGCTGAAGAAGGCCATCGGCATGGGGGTGAAGGAGTTCGACGAGGCGTGGCAGAAACGGTTGCGAAAGGAGTACTGGCCGGAGATCTCCGAGCGTGAAGAACCCAAGGATTTCGCCAAGCAACTGACCGATCACGAAAAGGACGGTTCCTACTACAATGACAAGCCGGTCTTCTCGCCCCGCGGGGATCGGCTCGCCATCTTCTCCGAGCGCGCCGACTACACCGAGGTGAAGGTGATTTCAGCGGTCGATGGTCAACGCCTGAAGCGGGTGCTGAAAGGCGGCGCCTCCGACCGTTTCGAATCACTGCATTCCTTCCTCTCCGGCATGAGCTTCTCCCCCGATGGCTCCATGTTGGCGTTGGTGGCCAAGTCCAGGGGCGAGGATGCTCTCTTCTTGCTCCCTGTCGATGGTCACGGCCGTCAACGTATCCTGCGGCTGGGATTCTCGGCCCTGCGCTCACCGGTGTTCGCCCCAGACGGGAATTCGATTGTTCTGGTCGGCTGCCGCCAAGGGACCAACGATCTGTACCGTGTCGATCTGCACACATCGGATGTCACGCGCCTGACGGATGACCGTTATGATGAGCAGGATCCGGAGTTTGATCCCAGCGGCACGAAGCTGCTCTTTGCCTGCGATCGTCCGGCCGACGGCCCATCGCCCCTGTGGCTGTCGGGGACGCAGGATCCACAGCGTTTCTCCTACGGAGACTACAACATCTTCGAGGCCGATCTGACATCCGGCACGGTGCGGCCGCTGACTGCCGACAGCGCGGAGAACAAGACGCCGGTGTATGCCCCGGACGGTCAGCGCATCTGTTATGTCTCCAACAAGAACGGCATCTACAACCTGTACCTGATCGACTCCGGTGAGACACGGTCGTACCCGATCACCGACGCGCTATCCGGATGTTTCTCGCCGACCTGGTCCCCCGACGGCAGGAACATCGCTTTCACGGCTTTCTTTCGTGGCGGTTTCGATGTCTTCCTGATCAAGGACATCCGTCCCAAGGGCGACTCCACGGGTGCCTTAACGCTGACCTCGTACATGCGCCGTGTGCGCGGGCTCGATTCAACGTCGTATGTCACGCGTCACGGGATCGAATTGGAAGAGCGTGTGCCCAAGGTCTTGGATGAGGATCTGGAATTCACCTCGTATGTCAAGCCCGCCGAAACGCCATACCAGAAGAAGCCCCTCGTCACGGACTCAAGCGCGGCCGATACCGCGGCGACGGCCGGCCGTGCTGCGGGAACCACTCCGGACTCGGGCACAGTCGCCGTGCGCGACACCATGGCGGTGGCGGTTGCCGACACCTCGCATCCTGGTGGGCCGCGCCAGGCCAGGGCCGTTGAGGACGACTCGACCGGTTTTGCGGTGCACAAGTACCACGCCAAATTCACTCCGGACTTGGTCACGGGCGGGCTCGGGTATGACACGTTCTATGGCCTGAGAGGGCAGTCGTTCTTCGTGATCTCAGATTACATGGGAGATCACCAGTTCCTGATCGCCAGCGATCTGATCAACACGATCGATCAGGCCAACATTCAGGTCTTCTATATCTACCAGCCGCGCCGCGTCGACATCGGCCTTGGCCTGTTCCATTCCAAGTACTACTATGTGGATTTCACCGACAGGTTGTTCTCCGACCGTACGTATGGGATTCAGGCGCTGGCGTCGCGTCCCTTCTCGCGGTTCACGCGTCTGGAATTGGACGGCCTCTTGGCCTTTATCGATCGCCGCTACTACGACCCCGACGAACTGGGGCGGTATGACGACCGCTCCGACCGCGTCGGATTGGGAGCCCTGTCTTTGGTGCATGACAATGCCGGGTGGGGCCTCACCGGACCCGTCAGCGGACGTCGCTATCGCCTCACCGTGGAGTATGCTCCCGGCGGGTTGTCGGAGGGCATTGCCTATCAGGCGCTGACCGCGGACCTGAGGCAGTACACGCGCCTGACCGGCCGTTATGGATTCGCGTGGCGGCTCGGGGCGGGGATCTCCGGGGGCGACACGCCCAAACGCTTCTATCTTGGCGGAGTGAGCAACTGGATCGGCTCCCGCATCGCGGAGTCCGGCGTCTACGACGTCGAGGGACTCTACTTTTCGGAAGTGATCACTCCGTTCCGAGGGTATGACTATTATGCGATCTCCGGCACCAAGTATGCGGTGTTCAATGCCGAGTTTCGTTTCCCCTTCGTGGATCAACTGGCACTGCGCTTCCCACTTCCCCTGGTCTTCTCCCGGATCGGTGGGGTGCTGTTCGCCGATGCCGGCTCGGCCTGGTCACACGATCGGGAATTCCAGGGGGCGTCGTCACAGGGCGGTTTCCATCTCCAGGACATCCACAGCTCGTTCGGATACGGCATGCGTGCCAATCTGGGGATCGTGGTCCTCCGCTTCGATCAGGCGTGGCGTACCGACCTTCGGGACGTGGCCGCGCATCCCGTCTCCTACTTCTCCTTGGGTGCCGACTTTTAG
- a CDS encoding YIP1 family protein, with product MTEMTAPTPAPSAPQDEPSAELGFVGKLWNLYVNPRQTFAAVGRNHAWIILWLVVAAVSIAAYMPIKPIVQKDQIARVEEQLNRNPQMSAEQRQEILDRVRSQFDNPLYLLFVPVTQLIVVVIVAGILLFIGNILLGGNTSYLKILNAYAWTMMVAIPASIVTVPLAMAKGSMDVSLGLGALTSPETGAFIKTLLSSFEVFALWQVWLSSLAVSVLAGVESGKAFASVFTAWVIWVLIKSGLAMLGLSFGM from the coding sequence ATGACTGAAATGACCGCGCCAACGCCCGCGCCATCGGCGCCGCAGGATGAGCCGTCTGCTGAACTCGGCTTTGTCGGGAAACTCTGGAACCTGTATGTGAACCCCCGCCAAACCTTCGCGGCCGTGGGGCGGAATCACGCGTGGATCATCCTCTGGTTGGTTGTTGCCGCCGTGTCCATTGCCGCCTACATGCCCATCAAGCCGATCGTCCAGAAAGACCAGATCGCCCGCGTGGAGGAACAACTCAACCGCAACCCTCAGATGTCCGCTGAGCAGCGGCAGGAAATCCTCGACCGGGTGCGTTCGCAATTCGACAATCCACTCTACTTGTTGTTTGTACCGGTGACTCAGCTCATCGTCGTGGTAATCGTGGCCGGAATCCTCCTGTTCATCGGCAACATCCTGCTGGGAGGAAACACGTCCTATTTGAAGATACTCAATGCCTACGCGTGGACGATGATGGTGGCGATCCCGGCATCGATCGTCACCGTGCCCTTGGCGATGGCCAAGGGATCAATGGATGTGTCCCTCGGTCTTGGGGCACTGACCTCGCCGGAAACCGGGGCTTTCATCAAGACGCTGCTGTCGTCGTTTGAGGTGTTTGCCTTGTGGCAGGTCTGGCTGTCGTCGCTGGCCGTTTCCGTGCTGGCCGGAGTCGAAAGCGGCAAGGCCTTTGCCTCGGTGTTCACCGCGTGGGTGATCTGGGTGCTGATCAAGAGCGGATTGGCGATGCTCGGCTTGTCGTTTGGGATGTAG